Proteins from a single region of Theileria parva strain Muguga chromosome 1, complete sequence, whole genome shotgun sequence:
- the PAE2 gene encoding putative proteasome subunit alpha type-5 has protein sequence MFATRSEYDRGVNTFSPEGRLFQVEYALGAMKLGSTAIAVATKEGVIFASERRSNSPLLEFVSLEKIMEIDDHIACAMSGLIADAKTLVDHARSECVNHTFVYNERMGIRSCVESIADLALEFSDVFDTKKKKTMSRPFGVALLVGGIDVEGPVIWCVDPSGTIIKYKAAAIGSAQEGAESILLQKYDENMEFSDAEVLVLEILRQVMEEKMSPKNVEMARIRVDDVKYREYDEEALEKLISSLPELPENLGAE, from the exons atgttcGCGACTAG aagCGAGTACGATAGAGGTGTTAATACCTTTTCGCCGGAGGGGCGACTGTTTCAAGTGGAATACGCACTTGGAGCCATGAAACTAGGTAGTACAGCCATAGCAGTTGCAACGAAGGAAGGAGTAATTTTTGCCTCAGAAAGAAGGTCAAATTCGCCCCTTTTAGAATTTGTTTCCttggaaaaaataatggAAATTGACGACCACATCGCCTGTGCCATGAGCGGCCTAATCGCAGACGCCAAGACTCTTGTAGACCACGCCAGGTCAGAATGTGTTAACCACACATTTGTATATAATGAACGCATGGGTATTAGATCATGCGTTGAGTCCATCGCTGACCTCGCCTTAGAATTCTCAG ATGTGTTTGACACTAAGAAGAAGAAGACTATGAGTAGGCCATTTGGAGTGGCTTTGTTGGTGGGTGGTATTGATGTCGAAGGCCCAGTTATCTGGTGTGTTGATCCTTCTGGGACCATCATTAAGTATAAAGCTGCAGCTATTGGCTCAGCTCAAGAAGGAGCAGAGTCCATCCTCTTACAAAAATATGATGAAAATATGGAATTTTCAG ATGCGGAGGTCCTTGTACTTGAGATTCTACGACAGGTTATGGAGGAAAAAATGAGCCCAAAGAATGTGGAGATGGCCAGAATCAGAGTAGATGATGTTAAATACAGAGAATATGACGAAGAGGCACTTGAAAAGCTTATTTCAAGCCTGCCGGAGCTGCCAGAAAACCTAGGTGCAGAGTAG